In Pseudomonas lalkuanensis, the following are encoded in one genomic region:
- a CDS encoding flagellar protein MotY has protein sequence MRQRYLVFLSLFASLPAMAITFQTRLEKVEWKVEGDKFECRLSQPITDFGSGEFVRRAGEQATFRLKARERWMGTGSATLLAAAAPWQPGRGDINLGVVSVGGGEVPFSSSQQQAGRLLTGLLEGRSPLVRHRTLQGGDSMEVRLLPVKFNRAYQDYLACTAKLLPVNFDQVKHVQVGFPGGGMELDEMARAKLEIMLDFIKADPSVNHIEIDGHSDNSGNRLTNRDLSRRRALAVFDYFKANGFPEAQMVMRFHGERYPLAPNNSPANREKNRRATVQLSRVDLPVEAPAAPAAAPAPVPTEAPAPAAPGVPATPAAPATAPGVQGAAADSQPRTGS, from the coding sequence GTGCGCCAGCGCTATCTCGTCTTCCTGAGCTTGTTCGCCAGCCTGCCGGCCATGGCCATTACCTTCCAGACTCGCCTGGAGAAGGTGGAGTGGAAGGTCGAGGGGGACAAGTTCGAATGCCGGCTGTCGCAGCCCATCACCGACTTCGGTTCCGGGGAGTTCGTGCGCCGGGCCGGCGAGCAGGCCACCTTCCGCCTGAAGGCGCGGGAGCGCTGGATGGGGACCGGCTCGGCGACGCTGCTGGCAGCGGCGGCGCCCTGGCAGCCGGGGAGGGGAGATATCAACCTCGGCGTGGTCAGCGTCGGCGGCGGTGAAGTGCCTTTCAGCAGTTCCCAGCAGCAGGCCGGGCGCCTGCTCACCGGCTTGCTGGAAGGTCGCAGCCCACTGGTTCGTCACCGTACCCTGCAAGGCGGCGATTCCATGGAAGTACGCCTGCTGCCGGTAAAATTCAACCGGGCCTATCAGGATTACCTCGCCTGCACTGCCAAGTTGCTGCCGGTGAATTTCGACCAGGTCAAGCATGTGCAGGTCGGCTTTCCGGGCGGCGGCATGGAGCTGGACGAGATGGCGCGGGCGAAGCTGGAAATCATGCTCGACTTCATCAAGGCCGATCCCAGCGTCAATCACATCGAAATCGACGGTCACTCCGACAACAGCGGCAACCGCCTGACCAACCGCGACCTGTCGCGCCGCCGTGCCCTGGCGGTGTTCGACTACTTCAAGGCCAACGGCTTCCCCGAAGCGCAGATGGTCATGCGCTTCCATGGCGAGCGTTACCCGTTGGCGCCGAACAACAGCCCGGCCAACCGGGAGAAGAACCGTCGTGCCACCGTGCAGTTGTCCCGCGTTGATCTGCCCGTCGAAGCGCCCGCCGCACCGGCAGCAGCGCCAGCCCCGGTTCCGACGGAGGCGCCGGCCCCCGCCGCGCCTGGCGTTCCAGCCACTCCGGCTGCGCCGGCCACCGCTCCCGGTGTCCAGGGCGCTGCTGCCGATTCCCAGCCGCGGACCGGGTCCTGA
- the gloA gene encoding lactoylglutathione lyase, translating into MRLLHTMLRVGDLDKSIAFYTEVLGMTLLRRKDYPDGQFTLAFVGYGDEAHNSVIELTFNWGVDKYELGNAYGHIALEVDDVYKACEDIRARGGKITREPGPMKHGTSILAFVEDPDGYKIELLSPSRND; encoded by the coding sequence ATGAGACTGCTGCATACCATGCTGCGAGTCGGCGACCTGGACAAATCCATCGCCTTCTACACCGAAGTGCTGGGCATGACCCTGCTGCGCCGCAAGGACTACCCGGACGGTCAGTTCACCCTCGCGTTCGTCGGCTACGGCGACGAGGCCCACAACAGCGTGATCGAGCTGACCTTCAACTGGGGTGTGGACAAGTACGAGCTGGGTAACGCCTACGGCCACATCGCCCTGGAAGTGGACGATGTCTACAAGGCGTGCGAAGACATCCGCGCCCGCGGCGGCAAGATCACCCGCGAGCCGGGGCCGATGAAGCACGGCACCAGCATCCTGGCCTTCGTGGAAGATCCCGACGGCTACAAAATCGAATTGCTCTCCCCCTCTCGCAACGACTGA
- a CDS encoding GGDEF domain-containing protein — translation MDGSAVSYERNLECLVRAIQELSLARDLDRIAEIVRSAARELVGADGATFVLRDGDRCFYKDEDAISPLWKGLRFPMETCISGWAMLNREPAVIEDIYQDPRIPHDAYRPTFVKSLVMVPIRSMAPVGAIGTYWATPRLANVREVGLLQALADSTSVAMENVQLYNELEQRVIARTQELVAANRLLYDEACERERVEQDIQRFSMTDELTGLHNRLGFLRHAAESLETSRQRDTPCLLLHLQVESNDSGPAENLPLVAARMLRAQFRRDDLIARLGGGEFLVLTTGYGDPHAVLQRLRAGLGAFNRAAEQSLTLRIGHAESSRGQDLEQLLQEADNALHRAGPGWSSD, via the coding sequence ATGGATGGTTCCGCTGTCAGCTACGAACGCAATCTCGAATGCCTGGTTCGGGCCATCCAGGAGCTTTCCCTGGCCCGTGATCTCGACCGCATCGCCGAGATCGTGCGCAGTGCCGCGCGAGAGCTGGTGGGGGCCGATGGCGCCACATTCGTCCTGCGCGATGGCGACCGTTGCTTTTACAAGGACGAGGACGCCATCTCGCCGCTGTGGAAGGGCCTGCGCTTCCCCATGGAGACTTGCATCAGCGGCTGGGCCATGCTCAACCGCGAGCCCGCGGTGATCGAAGACATTTACCAGGACCCGCGCATTCCCCACGACGCCTACCGCCCGACCTTCGTCAAGAGCCTGGTCATGGTGCCCATCCGCAGCATGGCCCCGGTGGGGGCGATCGGCACCTACTGGGCCACTCCGCGCCTGGCCAACGTGCGTGAAGTCGGCTTGCTCCAGGCCCTGGCGGACTCGACCTCGGTGGCCATGGAGAACGTCCAGCTCTACAACGAGCTCGAACAGCGGGTCATCGCCCGTACCCAGGAACTGGTGGCCGCCAACCGCCTGCTCTACGACGAAGCCTGTGAGCGCGAGCGGGTCGAACAGGATATCCAGCGCTTCTCCATGACCGATGAACTCACTGGCCTGCACAACCGCCTCGGCTTCCTGCGCCACGCCGCCGAGAGCCTCGAAACTTCACGCCAGCGCGACACGCCCTGCCTGCTGCTCCACCTGCAGGTGGAAAGCAACGACAGCGGGCCGGCCGAGAACCTGCCGCTGGTAGCCGCGCGCATGTTGCGGGCACAGTTCCGCCGGGATGACCTGATTGCACGCCTCGGTGGTGGAGAGTTCCTCGTACTGACCACCGGTTATGGCGATCCGCACGCCGTGCTGCAGCGCCTGCGCGCCGGCCTGGGGGCCTTCAATCGTGCGGCGGAGCAGAGCCTGACCCTGCGCATCGGCCATGCCGAGTCGAGCCGAGGGCAGGACCTGGAACAGCTGCTGCAGGAAGCCGATAACGCCTTGCATCGGGCTGGGCCTGGGTGGAGCAGCGACTGA
- a CDS encoding argininosuccinate synthase: MADVKKVVLAYSGGLDTSVILKWLQDTYNCEVVTFTADLGQGEEVEPARAKAQAMGVKEIYIDDLREEFVRDFVFPMFRANTIYEGEYLLGTSIARPLIAKRLIEIANETGADAISHGATGKGNDQVRFELGAYALKPGVKVIAPWREWDLLSREKLMDYAEKHAIPIERHGKKKSPYSMDANLLHISYEGGVLEDTWTEHEEDMWRWTKSPEAAPNTPTYIELTYRNGDIVAIDGKDMTPAQVLTELNRIGGENGIGRLDIVENRYVGMKSRGCYETPGGTIMLKAHRAIESITLDREVAHLKDELMPKYASLIYTGYWWSPERLMLQQMIDASQANVNGVVRLKLYKGNVIVVGRKSDDSLFDANIATFEDDAGAYNQADAAGFIKLNALRMRIAAGKGRKLF, encoded by the coding sequence ATGGCGGACGTGAAGAAGGTTGTCCTGGCTTATTCCGGTGGCCTGGACACCTCGGTGATCCTCAAGTGGCTGCAAGATACCTATAACTGCGAAGTGGTGACCTTCACCGCTGACCTCGGCCAGGGCGAGGAGGTCGAGCCGGCCCGCGCCAAGGCCCAGGCGATGGGCGTCAAGGAAATCTACATCGATGACCTGCGCGAAGAATTCGTCCGCGACTTCGTGTTCCCGATGTTCCGCGCCAACACCATCTATGAAGGCGAGTACCTGCTGGGTACCTCCATCGCCCGTCCGTTGATCGCCAAGCGCCTGATCGAAATCGCCAACGAGACCGGCGCTGACGCCATCTCCCACGGCGCCACCGGCAAGGGCAACGATCAGGTTCGCTTCGAGCTGGGCGCCTACGCCCTGAAGCCGGGCGTGAAAGTGATCGCCCCCTGGCGCGAGTGGGACCTGCTGTCCCGTGAGAAGCTGATGGACTACGCCGAGAAGCACGCCATCCCGATCGAGCGCCACGGCAAGAAGAAGTCCCCGTACTCCATGGACGCCAACCTGCTGCACATCTCTTATGAGGGCGGTGTGCTGGAAGACACCTGGACCGAGCACGAAGAAGACATGTGGCGCTGGACCAAGTCTCCGGAAGCCGCGCCGAACACCCCGACCTACATCGAGCTGACCTACCGCAATGGCGACATCGTTGCCATCGACGGCAAGGACATGACCCCGGCCCAGGTGCTGACCGAGCTGAACCGCATCGGCGGCGAGAACGGCATCGGCCGCCTCGACATCGTCGAGAACCGCTATGTCGGCATGAAGTCCCGCGGCTGCTACGAGACCCCCGGCGGCACCATCATGCTCAAGGCCCACCGCGCCATCGAGTCCATCACCCTGGACCGCGAAGTGGCCCACCTGAAAGACGAGCTGATGCCCAAGTACGCCAGCCTGATCTACACCGGCTACTGGTGGAGCCCGGAGCGTCTGATGCTGCAGCAGATGATCGACGCCTCCCAGGCCAACGTGAACGGCGTGGTGCGCCTGAAGCTGTACAAGGGCAACGTCATCGTGGTCGGCCGCAAGTCCGACGACTCCCTGTTCGACGCCAATATCGCCACCTTCGAGGACGATGCCGGCGCCTACAATCAGGCTGATGCTGCTGGCTTCATCAAGCTCAACGCCCTGCGCATGCGCATCGCCGCAGGCAAGGGCCGCAAGCTGTTCTGA
- the modB gene encoding molybdate ABC transporter permease subunit, with protein MSFPLDRTDLAAIWLTLELATLTTLLLLVVGTPIAWWLARTRSRLKGPVAAVVALPLVLPPTVIGFYLLVSMGPHGFIGQFTQSLGLGTLPFTFAGLVVGSVIYSMPFVVQPLQSAFTAIGERPLEVAATLRASPWDTFFSVVLPLAKPGFATASILGFAHTVGEFGVVLMIGGNIPEKTRVVSVQIFDHVEAMEYAQAHWLAGGMLLFSFLILLALNTSRRLKPRWT; from the coding sequence ATGAGCTTCCCCCTCGACCGCACCGACCTGGCCGCTATCTGGCTGACTCTCGAACTGGCGACCCTGACCACTTTGCTCCTGCTCGTGGTGGGCACGCCCATCGCCTGGTGGCTGGCGCGTACCCGTTCGCGGCTGAAGGGGCCGGTGGCGGCTGTGGTCGCCCTGCCGCTGGTGCTGCCGCCTACCGTCATCGGCTTCTACCTGCTGGTGAGCATGGGGCCCCACGGCTTCATCGGCCAGTTCACCCAGAGCCTCGGCCTTGGCACCTTGCCCTTCACCTTTGCTGGCCTCGTGGTGGGTTCGGTGATCTACTCCATGCCCTTCGTGGTGCAGCCCCTGCAGAGCGCCTTCACCGCCATCGGCGAGCGCCCGCTGGAGGTGGCCGCGACCCTGCGCGCCAGCCCCTGGGACACTTTCTTCTCGGTGGTGCTGCCCCTGGCCAAGCCGGGCTTTGCCACCGCCTCGATCCTCGGCTTCGCCCACACGGTGGGTGAGTTCGGCGTGGTGCTGATGATCGGGGGCAACATTCCGGAGAAGACCCGCGTGGTCTCGGTGCAGATCTTCGATCACGTCGAAGCCATGGAATACGCCCAGGCCCATTGGCTGGCCGGCGGCATGCTGCTGTTCTCCTTCCTCATCCTGCTGGCACTGAACACCAGCCGACGCCTGAAACCCCGTTGGACCTGA